One genomic region from Coprothermobacter sp. encodes:
- the buk gene encoding butyrate kinase, with product MPFRILVVNPGSTSTKLSIFDDRTPVATETVSHDAATIAQFVSLMDQLPMRLAIVKDFLTRHSAAVVSLSAIACRGGLLRPLPSGTYRVNEAMVGDLHDPAMGAHASNLAACIGFELSRESGVPAFIVDPVVVDEMDPLARLSGLKGLDRVSIFHALNQKAVARQAAADIGKTYKEANLIVVHLGGGISIGAHHLGRVIDVNNTLNGDGPFAPERAGSLPAVGLVKLCFSGAYSQSEVMRLLAGKGGLVSHLGTNDARAVEKMIDDGDEHALLVYTAMAYTVAKTIGEMATVLKGDVDAVVVTGGIARSAFLIDEITRRVQFIAPVKVYPGEDEMKALALGVLRVLDGSVPAGMYPPE from the coding sequence TTGCCATTCAGGATTCTTGTCGTCAATCCAGGCTCCACAAGCACCAAGCTATCCATCTTCGACGATCGGACTCCTGTCGCGACGGAAACCGTTTCGCACGACGCTGCGACGATCGCCCAATTCGTTTCGCTCATGGACCAGCTGCCAATGCGGCTGGCGATTGTCAAGGATTTCCTCACCCGCCACAGTGCAGCCGTGGTCAGTCTGTCGGCTATTGCTTGCCGGGGAGGGCTGTTACGACCGCTTCCATCAGGGACGTATCGCGTCAATGAGGCGATGGTGGGTGACCTGCACGACCCTGCAATGGGTGCACACGCGTCCAATCTGGCTGCCTGCATCGGATTCGAGCTGTCAAGGGAATCGGGTGTTCCGGCGTTCATCGTAGACCCCGTCGTCGTCGACGAGATGGACCCATTGGCGCGTCTCTCGGGCTTGAAGGGGCTCGACCGCGTGAGCATTTTTCATGCACTCAACCAGAAGGCTGTCGCCAGGCAGGCGGCCGCAGACATCGGCAAAACCTATAAAGAGGCTAATCTCATCGTGGTTCATCTCGGCGGAGGAATCTCTATCGGGGCGCACCACCTGGGTCGGGTCATCGACGTCAACAATACGCTCAACGGTGATGGCCCCTTCGCTCCCGAGAGAGCGGGCAGTCTACCAGCCGTTGGGCTGGTCAAATTGTGCTTTTCAGGCGCGTACTCGCAGTCGGAGGTGATGAGACTCCTTGCAGGCAAGGGAGGGTTGGTCAGCCACCTCGGAACGAATGACGCGCGTGCGGTGGAGAAGATGATCGACGATGGTGACGAACACGCCCTTCTGGTGTATACAGCAATGGCGTACACAGTCGCGAAGACCATCGGGGAAATGGCCACCGTACTGAAGGGAGACGTCGACGCTGTTGTCGTGACGGGAGGTATCGCCCGGTCGGCGTTCCTCATCGACGAGATCACAAGGCGTGTCCAGTTCATCGCACCGGTCAAGGTCTATCCGGGCGAGGATGAGATGAAGGCGCTGGCGTTGGGTGTACTCCGCGTGCTGGATGGTTCGGTACCCGCCGGAATGTACCCGCCGGAGTAG
- a CDS encoding 3-methyl-2-oxobutanoate dehydrogenase subunit VorB (catalyzes the coenzyme A-dependent oxidation of 3-methyl-2-oxobutanoate coupled to the reduction of ferredoxin producing S-(2-methylpropanoyl)-CoA), with protein MSDKVLMKGAEALAEGAIQAGCRYYFGYPITPQNETPEYMSRRLPEVGGRFVQAESEVASINMVYGAACAGVRVMTSSSSPGISLMQEGISYISGSNVPCVIMNAMRGGPGLGNIAPAQADYFQAVKGGGNGDYRRIVLAPSSIQEGVDLLVDAFELADKYRMVVMIIVDGLIAQMMEPVEFKTRIDVSTLKTPEWATVGRHGRDHANVITSLTLDAAGLEQWNLKLQAKYAQVERTESRIEEYQMDDADYAIIAYGTMARIAKTTVRIARAKGVKLGLLRPITVWPFPAKQIQTYVGKLKGTLTVELAYRQLFEDVRLALCDKMPLGWYGRGGGVVPGPQEILAAFEEQFGKGR; from the coding sequence ATGAGCGACAAGGTTCTCATGAAGGGGGCGGAAGCCCTTGCGGAAGGTGCTATCCAGGCAGGATGTCGCTACTACTTTGGCTACCCTATTACGCCACAGAATGAGACGCCCGAGTACATGAGCCGCCGTCTTCCGGAGGTTGGTGGCAGATTTGTGCAAGCTGAAAGCGAGGTTGCTTCTATCAACATGGTGTATGGTGCTGCCTGCGCAGGGGTCCGGGTTATGACGTCGTCTTCCAGCCCGGGCATCTCCCTGATGCAGGAAGGCATTTCCTACATCAGCGGTTCCAATGTCCCGTGTGTCATCATGAACGCCATGCGTGGCGGGCCTGGTCTTGGCAACATTGCCCCCGCTCAGGCGGACTACTTCCAGGCGGTCAAGGGCGGTGGCAACGGGGACTACAGGCGCATTGTCCTTGCTCCCTCATCGATCCAGGAAGGCGTGGACCTACTGGTCGATGCGTTCGAACTGGCAGACAAGTACCGCATGGTGGTCATGATCATTGTTGATGGTCTCATCGCACAGATGATGGAACCCGTCGAGTTCAAGACCAGGATCGATGTTTCGACGCTGAAGACGCCGGAATGGGCAACGGTCGGGCGACATGGGCGTGACCATGCAAACGTGATTACCAGCTTGACGCTGGATGCTGCCGGACTGGAGCAGTGGAATCTGAAACTCCAGGCAAAGTATGCGCAGGTCGAGCGGACCGAAAGTCGCATCGAGGAGTACCAGATGGACGATGCCGACTACGCCATCATCGCGTATGGGACGATGGCGCGCATTGCGAAAACGACGGTGCGGATTGCACGTGCCAAGGGGGTCAAGCTCGGGTTGCTGCGTCCGATAACGGTCTGGCCGTTTCCTGCGAAGCAGATCCAGACATACGTTGGCAAACTGAAGGGGACTCTGACGGTCGAACTTGCGTACAGGCAGCTGTTTGAGGACGTCCGGCTAGCATTGTGCGACAAGATGCCACTGGGCTGGTATGGGCGGGGCGGCGGAGTCGTACCGGGACCTCAGGAAATACTCGCGGCATTCGAAGAGCAGTTCGGGAAAGGACGGTAG
- a CDS encoding 2-oxoglutarate oxidoreductase — MKVIYERPRSWADKVTHYCPGCTHGVAHRLIAELVDEMGLLDKTIGVWPVGCSVLGYEYFAFDSVEAAHGRAPAMATGIKVTNPDNFVFAYQGDGDIASIGMAEIVHAAARGWPITVIFINNGNYGMTGGQMAPTTLLGQKTTTSPLGRTSQTNGFPIRVAEMLAQLDGPAYIARVSLDSPANIRKAKSAMRKAFNAQVRGIGFSLVECLSTCPTNWKLTPVESMERVRKEVMPYFPLGEFKVALGVL; from the coding sequence ATGAAGGTCATCTACGAACGCCCTAGATCGTGGGCAGACAAGGTAACGCACTACTGTCCGGGTTGTACGCACGGAGTTGCCCATCGGCTTATCGCCGAATTGGTGGATGAGATGGGACTCCTGGACAAGACCATTGGCGTCTGGCCGGTTGGTTGTTCGGTTCTTGGATATGAGTACTTCGCTTTTGACAGTGTCGAGGCGGCGCATGGCCGTGCTCCAGCCATGGCTACCGGCATCAAGGTCACGAATCCGGACAACTTCGTGTTTGCATACCAGGGAGACGGCGATATTGCGAGCATCGGTATGGCGGAGATCGTCCATGCTGCGGCACGCGGCTGGCCCATTACGGTCATCTTCATCAACAACGGGAACTACGGTATGACCGGTGGCCAGATGGCGCCAACGACGCTCCTTGGACAGAAGACCACGACGAGTCCTCTTGGCCGTACGTCACAGACCAACGGCTTCCCTATCCGTGTAGCCGAGATGCTCGCCCAGCTTGATGGACCAGCCTACATCGCGCGCGTCTCTCTGGACTCGCCAGCCAACATTCGCAAGGCGAAGAGTGCCATGCGCAAGGCATTCAATGCTCAGGTGCGTGGTATTGGATTTTCGCTCGTCGAGTGTCTGTCGACCTGTCCGACCAACTGGAAGCTGACGCCTGTTGAGTCAATGGAACGCGTTCGTAAAGAAGTCATGCCCTACTTCCCACTTGGTGAGTTCAAGGTCGCCCTGGGGGTACTGTGA
- a CDS encoding 2-oxoacid:ferredoxin oxidoreductase subunit gamma, protein MEYNVVIAGFGGQGVMLIGELLAHAGMDEGKEVTWLPSYGPEQRGGTANCAVVVADEPIASPLLTEPQAAIVFNRQSFDKFEPVIAKGGLLVTDATLIDRKSSRADLDVVYIPATDIATELGNSKFTNMVLLGAYLGKVNPISMASVHGALSVFLTGKKAALIEVNKRALQAGVDFVNKK, encoded by the coding sequence ATGGAGTACAACGTCGTCATCGCAGGATTTGGTGGTCAGGGCGTCATGCTCATTGGTGAACTGCTGGCACACGCAGGCATGGACGAAGGCAAAGAAGTCACCTGGTTGCCCTCGTACGGCCCAGAGCAACGTGGCGGAACAGCCAACTGCGCCGTGGTGGTCGCGGACGAGCCGATTGCCTCTCCACTGCTGACTGAGCCACAGGCAGCGATCGTCTTCAATCGGCAGTCATTCGACAAGTTCGAGCCTGTCATCGCGAAGGGAGGATTGCTCGTCACGGACGCAACCCTGATTGACAGGAAGTCTTCCCGGGCGGACCTGGACGTGGTGTACATTCCTGCGACGGACATCGCGACGGAACTAGGCAACTCGAAATTCACCAATATGGTCCTGCTGGGCGCCTATCTCGGCAAGGTCAACCCCATCAGCATGGCATCTGTCCATGGGGCTCTGTCAGTATTTCTGACGGGCAAAAAGGCTGCTCTCATCGAGGTCAACAAGAGGGCGTTGCAGGCCGGCGTGGACTTCGTCAACAAGAAGTAG
- a CDS encoding chlorohydrolase codes for MAELLVRNARIVYPATRGFVVDRGWLLARDGVISGLAAGDVPVDVARPVAGRQEIDAAGMTLLPGLLNTHMHLYSMYARGIGTGRVSHGFLDVLQDLWWRLDRSLLKDACWMSATFSGMDSLRCGTTTIVDHHASPSYITGSLATLSDALNKIGLRHVLSYEITDRNGVQGAVAGIEENIRFFDEAQGRGGLVSAMVGLHASFTVSDATLTALREKVGSRSVGYHVHVAEGAIDEADSVEKYGKRIVARLDDAGLLGPRSIAVHCVGIDASERELLAKSGTPIVVNTMSNMNNAVGLPAVREMLEAGIQVGIGTDGYVANMFEEFRNTLVGLRHRYEDPAGFWTQVQKAQIETNADIVSRCTGCTVGRLEEGAAADFMLVDYASPTPLTLENAFGHMFFGMSADLVDTVVVNGSVAVKGHRVLGVDKEGLERESRKVAKAVWEAFDRLS; via the coding sequence ATGGCAGAACTCCTCGTCAGGAACGCTCGCATCGTCTACCCGGCGACGAGGGGTTTCGTCGTCGACCGGGGATGGCTGCTGGCGCGGGACGGCGTCATTTCCGGTCTGGCCGCGGGGGACGTTCCAGTGGATGTTGCCCGGCCGGTTGCCGGAAGGCAGGAGATCGATGCCGCCGGCATGACGTTGCTCCCGGGACTGCTCAACACGCATATGCACCTGTACTCGATGTACGCGCGAGGCATCGGTACAGGGCGTGTATCCCATGGCTTCCTCGATGTGCTCCAGGACCTCTGGTGGCGCCTTGACCGTTCCCTGCTCAAGGATGCCTGCTGGATGAGCGCAACATTCAGCGGGATGGACTCTCTGCGCTGTGGAACGACGACAATCGTCGACCATCATGCTTCACCCAGCTACATCACTGGAAGCCTGGCGACGCTGTCCGATGCGTTGAACAAGATCGGTTTGCGGCACGTGCTTTCCTATGAGATCACCGACCGTAACGGAGTGCAGGGGGCAGTCGCAGGTATCGAGGAAAACATTCGTTTCTTCGACGAGGCTCAGGGGAGGGGAGGACTGGTTTCGGCCATGGTCGGCCTGCATGCCTCGTTCACGGTCTCGGACGCCACCCTCACCGCCCTGCGCGAGAAAGTCGGGTCGCGCAGCGTTGGGTATCACGTTCACGTAGCTGAGGGCGCCATTGACGAGGCGGACAGTGTCGAAAAGTACGGCAAACGCATCGTGGCCCGTCTGGACGATGCAGGACTGCTCGGTCCACGGTCGATCGCCGTACACTGTGTCGGCATCGACGCGTCAGAGCGGGAATTGCTTGCGAAGTCCGGGACGCCCATCGTCGTGAACACCATGTCCAACATGAACAATGCAGTCGGTCTTCCGGCTGTTCGGGAGATGCTGGAAGCTGGCATTCAGGTCGGCATCGGGACAGATGGCTATGTGGCGAACATGTTCGAGGAGTTCCGGAATACCCTTGTGGGGCTCAGGCACCGATACGAGGATCCGGCCGGTTTCTGGACTCAGGTACAGAAAGCTCAGATCGAGACGAATGCCGACATCGTGTCGCGTTGTACGGGGTGCACGGTGGGTCGGCTGGAAGAAGGGGCGGCTGCAGACTTCATGCTTGTCGACTACGCGAGTCCTACCCCGCTGACCTTGGAGAATGCCTTTGGCCACATGTTCTTTGGCATGTCGGCAGATCTGGTCGACACCGTCGTTGTCAACGGAAGTGTTGCTGTCAAGGGACACCGGGTCCTGGGCGTGGACAAAGAGGGCTTGGAACGAGAGTCGCGGAAGGTCGCAAAAGCTGTCTGGGAGGCGTTTGACCGGCTTTCCTAG
- a CDS encoding DNA topoisomerase IV subunit B (negatively supercoils closed circular double-stranded DNA), with product MQDSQYTARDIKVLEGLEHVRTRPSMYIGSTDSRGLHHLVQEVVDNAIDESMAGFCTKIDVGLSADHKTVDVHDNGRGIPTDMHPVLGISGVEVALTRLNAGGKFDKKSYHVSGGLHGVGVSVVNALSNRLYVEVTQWGKVYQEEFSRGKPMYHLRVKEEGISAGVSGTYVSFTPDEEIFGEYIFDPERIGKRLRELAFLNSGLEIDFVDHATEEVQVFKYDKGLIEFVRYMNEGSEVVPPDPVHFMRDTEGFFLEVAFQYNTGYNDQMISYVNNINTVDGGVHELAFKNAYTRLFNAKARQIKLMKPEDSLGGEDIREGLVVIINLRIPDPQFEGQTKTRLGNADLKGPMEAAVEEEVELYLDKHIDEFKAMANKAVSAKLAREAARKARDLVRRKTELDGGRLPGKLADCSSQDPAESELYIVEGDSAGGSAKQGRNRRTQAILPLRGKILNVEKVGIQRALENEEIKALITSIGTGVMDDIKLEKLRYHKIVIMTDADVDGAHIRTLLLTFFYRYMRPLVVNQNIYFAQPPLFGVLDGKTMRYAFSDDELRTLLSQMKGKPDVQRYKGLGEMNAEQLWSTTMDPETRLMGRVTLEEAEEAERIFTLLMGEKVEPRRKFIIDHAREVYNLDI from the coding sequence ATGCAGGATTCCCAGTACACCGCAAGAGACATCAAAGTACTTGAAGGCCTGGAACATGTTCGAACCAGACCTTCAATGTATATAGGGTCGACCGACTCACGGGGTCTGCATCATCTGGTGCAGGAAGTCGTGGATAATGCCATCGACGAGTCCATGGCTGGCTTCTGCACCAAGATTGACGTTGGGCTCAGCGCAGACCACAAGACCGTCGACGTGCACGACAACGGCCGCGGCATACCGACCGACATGCATCCCGTCCTAGGCATATCGGGTGTCGAGGTGGCTTTGACACGTCTCAATGCGGGTGGCAAGTTCGACAAGAAGAGCTACCACGTTTCCGGTGGTTTGCATGGGGTCGGTGTCTCTGTCGTCAATGCCCTCTCGAACCGTCTCTACGTCGAGGTGACACAGTGGGGAAAGGTGTACCAGGAAGAGTTCAGTCGTGGCAAGCCCATGTACCACCTCCGTGTCAAGGAGGAAGGTATTTCCGCTGGCGTTTCGGGCACGTACGTGAGCTTCACTCCAGACGAAGAGATTTTTGGTGAGTATATTTTCGATCCCGAGCGCATCGGCAAGCGTCTGCGTGAATTGGCTTTCCTCAACTCCGGGCTGGAAATCGATTTCGTCGACCACGCAACGGAAGAGGTTCAGGTCTTCAAGTATGACAAGGGGCTCATCGAGTTCGTGCGATATATGAACGAAGGCAGTGAGGTCGTACCGCCGGATCCCGTGCATTTCATGCGAGACACCGAAGGTTTCTTTCTCGAGGTTGCCTTCCAGTACAACACCGGCTACAACGATCAGATGATCTCCTACGTCAACAATATCAATACGGTGGACGGCGGCGTCCATGAACTGGCCTTTAAGAATGCCTACACGCGCCTGTTCAACGCGAAGGCGCGGCAGATAAAGTTGATGAAGCCTGAGGACAGCCTCGGCGGCGAGGACATTCGTGAAGGTCTGGTGGTCATTATCAACCTCCGCATCCCTGATCCGCAGTTTGAGGGTCAGACCAAGACGCGGCTCGGAAATGCTGACCTCAAGGGGCCCATGGAGGCCGCGGTCGAGGAAGAGGTGGAGCTGTACCTCGACAAGCACATCGATGAGTTCAAGGCAATGGCCAACAAGGCTGTCAGTGCGAAGCTTGCCCGTGAAGCGGCCCGCAAGGCCCGTGACCTTGTTCGCCGCAAGACCGAGCTGGATGGTGGGCGCCTGCCGGGCAAACTCGCAGACTGCTCGTCCCAGGACCCGGCTGAATCAGAGCTCTACATTGTCGAGGGTGACTCCGCAGGCGGCAGCGCCAAGCAGGGCCGGAACCGGCGTACTCAGGCGATTTTGCCCCTGAGGGGCAAGATTCTCAACGTAGAGAAGGTCGGTATCCAGCGAGCCCTCGAGAATGAGGAGATCAAGGCTCTCATCACTTCCATCGGCACGGGGGTCATGGACGATATCAAGCTCGAGAAGCTGCGGTATCACAAGATTGTCATCATGACGGATGCCGATGTTGATGGAGCGCATATCCGGACGCTGCTGCTCACGTTCTTCTACCGCTACATGCGCCCGCTCGTAGTCAACCAGAATATCTACTTTGCTCAGCCTCCACTTTTTGGTGTCCTCGATGGCAAGACGATGCGCTATGCGTTTTCCGACGACGAGCTCCGGACACTGCTGTCGCAAATGAAGGGAAAGCCTGATGTCCAGCGGTACAAAGGACTGGGAGAGATGAACGCTGAGCAGCTGTGGTCAACGACGATGGACCCAGAAACTCGTCTCATGGGACGTGTCACATTAGAGGAAGCCGAGGAGGCCGAACGCATCTTCACGCTGCTCATGGGCGAGAAGGTAGAGCCTCGTCGCAAGTTTATCATTGATCATGCGCGTGAAGTCTACAACTTGGACATTTGA
- a CDS encoding DNA gyrase subunit A, which produces MPENDRVFNVYVEEEMKKSYLEYSMSVIIGRALPDFRDGLKPVHRRILFAMYELGCFWNKPYKKSARIVGDVLGKYHPHGDIAIYDSLVRMAQEFSLRYPLIDGHGNFGSIDGDSAAAMRYTEVRLAPVSALMMDELDKEIVEFTPNFDNSLEEPSILPAKVPQLLLNGSSGIAVGMATNIPPHNLGELIDALKYMLDCRISNGPEDPAQIRSFVKGPDFPGGGLVVGADGIDEYIANGRGNVVTRGKYTIEKDGNKTRFVITELPFEVNKAEFVQKVADLMKDKRLTQLSDLRDESSREGIRVVLDLKKDAVPERVELLLRKHTQFQQHFHVSMLGILYGVPRTLPLRDVLATFLDFREATLRKRFSLELRKHEERLNVLNGLVIAIRNIKRVTDILTASSSMDEASARLIETFGLNERQVEAILEMRMRSLVSLEVEKLTKEVEDNKVEIDRLSAMLADPNRIRVYIRDELAEVVRKYGNPRRTQILKDDGRGEDDDEQFIEDKEVMVVISKNGYAKIIPSSTFKVQGRGGLGVASMNLKRDDYISKYFTVRTKQRMLLFTNKGRVYSIPAYRLPEEKRQGGGENLSLLLGMGADELVTEATALPAVQEGVSFIIVTRRGRIKKMVTSQFVTIRSTGKTFIRLAEGDSVVSVRPVKDTDEVLIASDSGRAVRIRSTSVRAMGAAAGGVRGMRLSRGGRFVVGMEVLRPDVPFTLITEHGHGKRLNPYEVRLVGRGSGGVICYRVTEKTGPLAAFTTGTVDQDVVVSTSTGQTIRTPAETLPLLGRVSSGVKVIRLKSKGSGVIAAEAIIKEVAPTEVTDEAEQ; this is translated from the coding sequence ATGCCAGAAAACGATAGAGTATTCAACGTCTACGTCGAGGAGGAGATGAAGAAATCTTACCTCGAGTACTCCATGAGCGTCATCATCGGCCGAGCACTGCCGGATTTCCGCGATGGTTTGAAACCCGTGCATCGCCGTATCCTCTTCGCCATGTATGAGCTGGGATGTTTCTGGAACAAACCCTACAAGAAGAGCGCCCGTATCGTTGGCGACGTCCTGGGCAAGTACCATCCTCACGGTGACATTGCTATTTACGATTCGCTGGTCCGTATGGCGCAGGAGTTCTCGCTCAGGTATCCTTTGATCGATGGCCATGGCAACTTTGGATCCATCGACGGCGATTCTGCTGCAGCGATGCGTTACACTGAGGTGCGGCTGGCCCCTGTCTCTGCGCTCATGATGGATGAGCTGGACAAGGAGATCGTCGAGTTCACGCCGAACTTCGACAACAGCCTGGAGGAACCGAGCATCCTGCCGGCCAAGGTACCGCAACTTCTGCTCAACGGTTCCAGCGGAATCGCAGTGGGCATGGCCACCAACATTCCCCCTCACAACCTCGGCGAGCTGATCGACGCCCTGAAGTACATGCTGGACTGCCGGATCAGCAATGGACCTGAAGACCCTGCCCAGATCCGGTCGTTTGTCAAGGGTCCCGACTTTCCGGGCGGCGGTCTGGTGGTCGGCGCGGACGGTATCGACGAGTACATCGCCAACGGCCGGGGCAACGTTGTCACGAGAGGGAAGTACACCATCGAGAAGGATGGCAACAAGACACGATTCGTCATTACCGAGTTGCCGTTTGAGGTGAACAAGGCGGAGTTCGTCCAGAAGGTCGCTGATCTGATGAAGGACAAGCGCCTGACCCAACTGTCTGACCTGCGAGACGAATCCAGTCGCGAGGGCATACGGGTCGTGCTCGACCTGAAGAAGGACGCGGTACCTGAGCGAGTTGAGTTGCTGCTGCGCAAACACACGCAGTTCCAACAGCACTTTCACGTCAGCATGCTGGGAATCCTGTACGGCGTGCCACGCACCCTCCCCCTGCGCGATGTTCTGGCTACATTCCTGGACTTCCGTGAGGCGACGCTTCGCAAGAGGTTCTCTCTGGAACTCCGCAAGCACGAGGAGCGCCTGAACGTTCTCAATGGTCTTGTCATTGCCATCCGAAACATCAAGCGAGTGACGGACATCCTGACCGCATCTTCGTCCATGGACGAGGCGTCGGCTCGTCTCATTGAGACCTTTGGACTCAACGAGCGGCAAGTCGAGGCGATCCTTGAGATGCGCATGCGGTCTCTCGTCTCGCTTGAGGTCGAGAAGCTGACGAAAGAGGTCGAAGATAACAAGGTAGAGATCGACAGGCTCTCCGCGATGCTGGCAGATCCCAACAGGATCCGTGTCTACATACGAGACGAACTCGCAGAAGTCGTCCGCAAGTATGGAAACCCGCGCCGTACGCAGATCCTGAAGGACGACGGCCGCGGAGAGGACGATGACGAGCAGTTCATCGAAGACAAGGAAGTCATGGTCGTCATCTCCAAGAACGGCTATGCGAAGATCATCCCGAGTTCAACGTTCAAGGTTCAGGGTCGCGGTGGGCTCGGTGTCGCCAGCATGAATCTGAAGCGGGACGACTATATCAGCAAGTATTTCACCGTCCGCACGAAGCAACGTATGCTGCTCTTCACCAACAAAGGACGCGTGTACTCCATTCCAGCATACCGCCTTCCGGAAGAGAAGCGGCAGGGTGGAGGCGAGAATCTATCGCTTCTCCTCGGTATGGGAGCGGACGAACTCGTCACTGAAGCGACGGCACTGCCCGCCGTACAGGAGGGCGTCTCCTTCATCATTGTGACGCGTCGTGGGCGCATCAAGAAGATGGTCACGTCGCAATTCGTCACTATACGGAGCACGGGGAAGACGTTCATCAGGCTTGCTGAAGGGGACTCTGTGGTCTCGGTGAGACCAGTCAAGGACACCGACGAGGTCCTCATCGCGTCCGATTCGGGCCGCGCTGTTCGCATCCGGTCGACGTCCGTGCGTGCCATGGGCGCAGCTGCCGGTGGTGTGCGCGGGATGCGTCTTTCACGCGGGGGCAGGTTTGTGGTCGGCATGGAGGTCCTTCGTCCCGACGTACCGTTTACGCTCATTACGGAGCATGGTCACGGCAAGCGGCTGAACCCGTACGAGGTTCGCCTGGTTGGCCGAGGATCGGGCGGTGTCATCTGCTATCGCGTCACCGAGAAGACTGGTCCGCTGGCGGCATTTACGACGGGAACCGTCGACCAGGACGTCGTCGTGTCCACGAGTACCGGCCAGACGATTCGTACTCCTGCCGAGACTCTTCCCTTGCTTGGAAGGGTCTCTTCGGGCGTGAAAGTGATCCGGCTCAAGTCCAAGGGTAGCGGTGTTATCGCTGCGGAAGCAATTATCAAGGAGGTCGCCCCAACGGAGGTTACAGATGAGGCTGAGCAGTAA
- the rpsU gene encoding 30S ribosomal protein S21, translating to MGNYRDRNKDRSEPQGEDAQLENMLRRYKQDCIRDGLFGELKKRRFFMAPGEKRKQKSIAARRRK from the coding sequence ATGGGAAACTATCGTGATCGGAACAAAGACAGGTCCGAACCTCAAGGCGAAGACGCTCAGCTGGAGAACATGCTGAGGCGCTACAAGCAGGACTGTATCCGTGATGGCCTCTTCGGCGAACTCAAGAAACGTCGCTTTTTCATGGCGCCGGGCGAGAAACGCAAGCAGAAGTCCATTGCTGCGCGAAGGCGCAAATAG
- a CDS encoding methenyltetrahydrofolate cyclohydrolase, which yields MFKSQSLDGFLTELSSRNPTPGGGTAAGLAAAMGAALVEMVANVVGARDEAEKGRLAPFVEGCEASRAEFTAMMDQDSAAFEGYMTAVKLPKTTDDEKLSRRAAMQDALKGSTRVPLALAVRVCDFAELLVATFCDAPKDIASDLYVGAAMLEAAYAGAIANVYVNLAYLRDPVFKDETRVTVQQCQARVAVLGSFKDSIGRLLAIA from the coding sequence ATGTTTAAGAGTCAATCCTTAGATGGATTTCTGACCGAACTCTCATCGCGCAATCCAACTCCCGGTGGAGGTACTGCTGCCGGGCTTGCCGCGGCGATGGGCGCGGCTTTGGTCGAAATGGTCGCCAACGTTGTGGGCGCGCGTGACGAGGCGGAAAAGGGCCGTCTGGCACCATTTGTCGAGGGCTGCGAAGCATCGCGGGCGGAGTTTACTGCGATGATGGACCAGGACAGCGCGGCATTTGAGGGATACATGACTGCCGTGAAACTCCCCAAGACGACTGATGATGAGAAGCTTTCGCGACGAGCGGCCATGCAGGATGCACTCAAGGGTTCAACGAGAGTGCCTCTTGCGCTGGCGGTACGAGTCTGCGATTTTGCCGAGCTTCTCGTTGCGACGTTTTGTGATGCGCCAAAGGACATTGCATCCGACCTGTATGTCGGCGCCGCAATGCTCGAGGCTGCCTATGCCGGAGCCATTGCCAACGTTTACGTCAATCTCGCATATCTACGAGATCCTGTCTTCAAGGATGAGACGCGCGTGACAGTTCAGCAGTGTCAGGCGCGTGTTGCTGTGTTGGGCTCGTTCAAGGATTCTATCGGGCGCTTGCTGGCTATTGCGTGA